From Clavelina lepadiformis chromosome 9, kaClaLepa1.1, whole genome shotgun sequence, the proteins below share one genomic window:
- the LOC143470761 gene encoding uncharacterized protein LOC143470761 — MNKYYHEAVDAVAEFVGADKEDIFVIDNATTGINSIMKSLKFKAGTKVLMTNHTYLAVKNTIKDIEEMNGGFQRIFMDIPVPIKSEGDIIDLYEKYFSTNADIKIAVIDHITSPSAIVLPVERLIGLCRKYNILSVIDGAHAPGQVKLNLNEMQPDFYVGNLHKWVYTARSTGFLWVSPAFRGTIYPPISSNYVQTMHHRFAYMGTRDYSAFYTIPVALKFFKDIGGLEALTSYTSGLLSWAVRLLCEALNTKPLDIPSTMKSPVMAIMSLPPLPDGVRDLTADQLTVDFWLKYAVQTCFTSFNDRLWLRISANIYNCRSDYLKLRDCLLHFFEMNPKD; from the exons ATGAACAAATACTATCATGAAGCCGTTGATGCTGTTGCAGAGTTTGTTGGCGCAGACAAGGaagatatttttgtgattgacaATGCAACAACGG GAATAAACTCAATAATGAAATCTTTGAAATTCAAGGCCGGAACTAAAGTTCTTATGACAAACCACACATACTTAGCCgtgaaaaatacaataaaagaCATTGAGGAAATGAATGGCG GCTTTCAAAGAATTTTTATGGATATTCCTGTGCCTATTAAGAGTGAAGGCGATATCATTGACCTTTATGAGAAATACTTCTCTACTAATGCGGACATCAAGATAGCAGTTATCG ACCACATTACCAGTCCCTCCGCTATTGTATTGCCAGTTGAACGTCTAATTGGTTTGTGTAGAAAATACAACATTTTAAGTGTTATTGATGGTGCCCATGCACCCGGCCAGGTCAAGCTCAACTTGAATGAAATGCAGCCAGACTTTTATGTTG GTAACTTGCACAAATGGGTTTACACTGCCCGATCAACTGGATTTCTGTGGGTATCACCCGCCTTTAGGGGTACCATTTATCCACCAATCTCTTCCAATTACGTCCAAACCATGCATCACAGATTTGCCTATATGGGTACACGTGATTATTCTGCATTTTATACCATACCGGTGGCGCTCAAATTTTTCAAGGACATTGGAGGGTTG GAAGCACTAACCAGCTACACGAGTGGATTATTATCATGGGCGGTGAGATTGCTGTGTGAAGCGCTAAATACAAAACCACTGGATATTCCAAGTACAATGAAATCACCAGTTATGGCGATTATGAGCCTGCCTCCACTACCTGATGGTGTCAG AGACTTGACAGCGGATCAGCTTACAGTGGACTTTTGGTTGAAGTATGCCGTgcaaacttgttttacttctttCAATGACAGATTGTGGCTGCGGATTAGTGCCAACATTTACAATTGTAGAAGCGATTACTTGAAACTAAGAGATTGTCTTTTACACTTCTTTGAGATGAATCCAAAGGATTAG
- the LOC143470280 gene encoding tyrosine-protein kinase RYK-like isoform X1 has protein sequence MSPRMPTFTILIFLLFYVVNCNGDIDLYLPEDQVYKLFGIQDAQLYYIRDGRINQNALNFVARVQPEHSVLKYIWHTTTVANAFYEISMDLSQNDSDTSGSLANDMQKLIQKPSTSLGTSGTVPTSPEMFEVHVDCTGLKKGNITFVTKLIIRISSEDSSRNFPIFIKRLKKCEKTHSDEEDKDLQFPTQDPKHNPEDVDLVPPGSGIQQSTSAFYISVSVVSSVIVLIVVAVSLWHVRVNKRHQGHRPETLHRMQVAQHHGNQFLRLDLPNNAQKPPSHSSLIQFTPLINDLGTDISEIQSKLVDISLPRAKVTLGELMLKGTFARIYKGTLEGGADVLVKTVTDAATDEQKRLLLFESSLLRGMQHRNLLPMKHVVLEGTPLVLFQLMEGGNLKRYLQAIKLNEAPGLVPGIFSPNLKKYEQVTTQDLVEMAIQIACGMTYLSKRGLVHKDLAARNCMIDNDFKIKITDYALSRDAFPNDYCCLGDYENRPVRWLALESLIHKVYSSASDVWSFGVLLWEFQSLAAMPYGDIDDFEMADYLSEGFRLSQPINCPDSLYNIMAGCWHYSPDQRPTFTQLFQMLTEFHAELGDYV, from the exons ATGAGTCCTAGAATGCCAACTTtcacaattttaatttttcttctcttttaTGTTGTAAATTGCAATGGAGATATTGATTTATATCTACCTGAAGATCAAGTTTATAAGTTGTTTG GTATACAGGATGCTCAATTGTACTACATTCGGGATGGTCGCATTAATCAAAATGCATTAAACTTTGTCGCTCGTGTGCAGCCAGAGCATAGCGTGCTGAAATATATCTGGCATACCACCACTGTAGCAAATGCCTTTTACGAAATTTCAATGGATTTGTCACAG AATGATTCTGATACATCAGGTAGTCTCGCCAACGACATGCAGAAACTTATCCAAAAACCATCA ACTTCCTTAGGAACCAGCGGAACAGTACCAACCAGTCCAGAAATGTTTGAGGTGCATGTTGATTGTACTGGATTGAAAAAAGGAAACATAACCTTTGTCACGAAACTTATTATACGAATATCTTCAGAAGATTCTTCTCGAAACTTtccaattttcattaaaagattaaaaaaatgtgaaaaga ccCACAGTGATGAGGAAGACAAAGATCTGCAATTTCCGACTCAAGATCCAAAGCATAATCCAG AAGATGTAGATTTGGTCCCACCTGGTAGCGGGATCCAGCAAAGCACATCGGCATTTTACATATCTGTGTCTGTCGTATCATCAGTCATTGTACTTATCGTTGTGGCCGTCAGCCTGTGGCATGTTAGAGTGAACAAAAGACATCAGGGTCACAG ACCAGAAACTCTACATCGCATGCAAGTTGCGCAACACCATGGCAACCAGTTTCTCAGGCTAGACTTGCCAAACAATGCACAAAAACCCCCCT CTCACTCAAGCCTCATCCAATTTACTCCGCTGATCAACGATCTAGGAACTGATATAAGTGAAATACAGAGCAAGCTTGTTGACATTTCTTTGCCGAG AGCGAAGGTCACACTGGGTGAATTGATGTTAAAAGGCACATTTGCTCGTATATACAAAGGCACACTTGAAGGCGGAGCCGATGTTCTGGTGAAAACTGTCACTG ATGCGGCAACTGATGAACAAAAGAGATTGCTTCTCTTTGAAAGTTCTTTGCTTCGAGGCATGCAACATCGTAACTTACTCCCCATGAAACACGTGGTCCTGGAAGGCACTCCGCTTGTCCTCTTCCAACTAATGGAAG GAGGGAATTTAAAGCGTTATCTGCAAGCTATCAAACTGAATGAAGCACCTGGCCTAGTGCCAGGAATATTCAGCCCGAACCTCAAGAAGTATGAGCAGGTGACCACCCAGGACCTTGTGGAAATGGCCATACAG ATTGCATGTGGAATGACTTATCTTTCAAAACGAGGCCTTGTACACAAAGACCTGGCGGCTAGAAACTGCAT GATCGACAAtgactttaaaattaaaattacggATTACGCTCTTTCACGGGATGCATTTCCAAATGACTACTGCTGTCTTGGTGATTATGAAAACAGACCTGTGCGCTGGTTGGCCCTTGAAAGTCTAATACATAAAGTCTACTCCTCTGCAAGTGATGTG TGGTCGTTCGGTGTATTACTTTGGGAGTTTCAATCATTAGCAGCAATGCCGTATGGAGACATCGACGATTTTGAAATGGCGGATTACCTGAGTGAAGGATTCCGTCTAAGTCAGCCAATTAATTGTCCTGATTCATT GTACAATATAATGGCTGGGTGCTGGCATTATTCCCCTGATCAGAGACCGACTTTCACACAACTTTTCCAGATGCTCACAGAATTTCATGCCGAGCTGGGCGACTATGTCTGA
- the LOC143470762 gene encoding uncharacterized protein LOC143470762 isoform X1, with product MFQHSKHERQQDSLNCGSLALKEAQRILNESSSEEQIDTDSESCKKYRMDFGNLLLDSTDYDVLLSFCNICHNQDPSEIDQQKTEWIECSLCCRWVHQNCVPLIQYLSQEYFCSTCKKE from the exons ATGTTTCAGCATAGCAAACATGAAAGGCAACAAGACAGTTTGAATTGTGGCTCACTTGCTTTAAAG GAAGCTCAAAGAATCCTTAATGAAAGTTCTTCCGAGGAACAGATCGATACGGACAGCGAGTCCTGCAAAAAGTATCGCATGGACTTTGGCAATTTACTGCTTGATTCCACCG acTATGATGTATTGTTGagtttttgcaatatatgCCACAATCAAGACCCATCTGAAATTGACCAGCAAAAGACAGAATGG ATTGAATGCAGTCTTTGTTGTCGATGGGTTCATCAGAATTGTGTACCATTAATACAGTATTTGTCGCAGGAATATTTTTGCAGCACctgcaaaaaagaataa
- the LOC143470280 gene encoding tyrosine-protein kinase RYK-like isoform X2: MSPRMPTFTILIFLLFYVVNCNGDIDLYLPEDQVYKLFGIQDAQLYYIRDGRINQNALNFVARVQPEHSVLKYIWHTTTVANAFYEISMDLSQNDSDTSGSLANDMQKLIQKPSTSLGTSGTVPTSPEMFEVHVDCTGLKKGNITFVTKLIIRISSEDSSRNFPIFIKRLKKCEKTHSDEEDKDLQFPTQDPKHNPDVDLVPPGSGIQQSTSAFYISVSVVSSVIVLIVVAVSLWHVRVNKRHQGHRPETLHRMQVAQHHGNQFLRLDLPNNAQKPPSHSSLIQFTPLINDLGTDISEIQSKLVDISLPRAKVTLGELMLKGTFARIYKGTLEGGADVLVKTVTDAATDEQKRLLLFESSLLRGMQHRNLLPMKHVVLEGTPLVLFQLMEGGNLKRYLQAIKLNEAPGLVPGIFSPNLKKYEQVTTQDLVEMAIQIACGMTYLSKRGLVHKDLAARNCMIDNDFKIKITDYALSRDAFPNDYCCLGDYENRPVRWLALESLIHKVYSSASDVWSFGVLLWEFQSLAAMPYGDIDDFEMADYLSEGFRLSQPINCPDSLYNIMAGCWHYSPDQRPTFTQLFQMLTEFHAELGDYV, translated from the exons ATGAGTCCTAGAATGCCAACTTtcacaattttaatttttcttctcttttaTGTTGTAAATTGCAATGGAGATATTGATTTATATCTACCTGAAGATCAAGTTTATAAGTTGTTTG GTATACAGGATGCTCAATTGTACTACATTCGGGATGGTCGCATTAATCAAAATGCATTAAACTTTGTCGCTCGTGTGCAGCCAGAGCATAGCGTGCTGAAATATATCTGGCATACCACCACTGTAGCAAATGCCTTTTACGAAATTTCAATGGATTTGTCACAG AATGATTCTGATACATCAGGTAGTCTCGCCAACGACATGCAGAAACTTATCCAAAAACCATCA ACTTCCTTAGGAACCAGCGGAACAGTACCAACCAGTCCAGAAATGTTTGAGGTGCATGTTGATTGTACTGGATTGAAAAAAGGAAACATAACCTTTGTCACGAAACTTATTATACGAATATCTTCAGAAGATTCTTCTCGAAACTTtccaattttcattaaaagattaaaaaaatgtgaaaaga ccCACAGTGATGAGGAAGACAAAGATCTGCAATTTCCGACTCAAGATCCAAAGCATAATCCAG ATGTAGATTTGGTCCCACCTGGTAGCGGGATCCAGCAAAGCACATCGGCATTTTACATATCTGTGTCTGTCGTATCATCAGTCATTGTACTTATCGTTGTGGCCGTCAGCCTGTGGCATGTTAGAGTGAACAAAAGACATCAGGGTCACAG ACCAGAAACTCTACATCGCATGCAAGTTGCGCAACACCATGGCAACCAGTTTCTCAGGCTAGACTTGCCAAACAATGCACAAAAACCCCCCT CTCACTCAAGCCTCATCCAATTTACTCCGCTGATCAACGATCTAGGAACTGATATAAGTGAAATACAGAGCAAGCTTGTTGACATTTCTTTGCCGAG AGCGAAGGTCACACTGGGTGAATTGATGTTAAAAGGCACATTTGCTCGTATATACAAAGGCACACTTGAAGGCGGAGCCGATGTTCTGGTGAAAACTGTCACTG ATGCGGCAACTGATGAACAAAAGAGATTGCTTCTCTTTGAAAGTTCTTTGCTTCGAGGCATGCAACATCGTAACTTACTCCCCATGAAACACGTGGTCCTGGAAGGCACTCCGCTTGTCCTCTTCCAACTAATGGAAG GAGGGAATTTAAAGCGTTATCTGCAAGCTATCAAACTGAATGAAGCACCTGGCCTAGTGCCAGGAATATTCAGCCCGAACCTCAAGAAGTATGAGCAGGTGACCACCCAGGACCTTGTGGAAATGGCCATACAG ATTGCATGTGGAATGACTTATCTTTCAAAACGAGGCCTTGTACACAAAGACCTGGCGGCTAGAAACTGCAT GATCGACAAtgactttaaaattaaaattacggATTACGCTCTTTCACGGGATGCATTTCCAAATGACTACTGCTGTCTTGGTGATTATGAAAACAGACCTGTGCGCTGGTTGGCCCTTGAAAGTCTAATACATAAAGTCTACTCCTCTGCAAGTGATGTG TGGTCGTTCGGTGTATTACTTTGGGAGTTTCAATCATTAGCAGCAATGCCGTATGGAGACATCGACGATTTTGAAATGGCGGATTACCTGAGTGAAGGATTCCGTCTAAGTCAGCCAATTAATTGTCCTGATTCATT GTACAATATAATGGCTGGGTGCTGGCATTATTCCCCTGATCAGAGACCGACTTTCACACAACTTTTCCAGATGCTCACAGAATTTCATGCCGAGCTGGGCGACTATGTCTGA
- the LOC143470762 gene encoding uncharacterized protein LOC143470762 isoform X2 has protein sequence MFQHSKHERQQDSLNCGSLALKEAQRILNESSSEEQIDTDSESCKKYRMDFGNLLLDSTDYDVLLSFCNICHNQDPSEIDQQKTEWVVLTL, from the exons ATGTTTCAGCATAGCAAACATGAAAGGCAACAAGACAGTTTGAATTGTGGCTCACTTGCTTTAAAG GAAGCTCAAAGAATCCTTAATGAAAGTTCTTCCGAGGAACAGATCGATACGGACAGCGAGTCCTGCAAAAAGTATCGCATGGACTTTGGCAATTTACTGCTTGATTCCACCG acTATGATGTATTGTTGagtttttgcaatatatgCCACAATCAAGACCCATCTGAAATTGACCAGCAAAAGACAGAATGG GTTGTTTTAACTTTATAG